One Lemur catta isolate mLemCat1 chromosome 15, mLemCat1.pri, whole genome shotgun sequence genomic window carries:
- the LOC123650885 gene encoding tumor necrosis factor ligand superfamily member 12 isoform X2, with protein MAARRSQRRRGRRGEPGTALLAPLMLGLGLALAGLGLLLAAVSLGSRASLSAQEPSQRELVAEEEQDPLELNPQTEESQDPVPFLKRLVRPRRSAPKGRKTRARRAVAAHYEVHPRPGQDGAQAGVDGTVSGWEEAKINSSSPLRYDRQIGEFIVTRAGLYYLYCQVHFDEGKAVYLKLDLLVDDMLALRCLEEFSATAASSLGPQLRLCQVSGLLPLRPGSSLRIRTLPWAHLKAAPFLTYFGLFQVH; from the exons ATGGCCGCCCGTCGGAGCCAGAGGCGGAGGGGGCGCCGGGGGGAGCCGGGCACCGCCCTGCTGGCCCCGCTCatgctgggcctgggcctggcgcTGGCCGGCCTTGGCCTCCTGCTGGCCGCGGTCAGCCTGGGGAGCCGGGCATCGCTGTCTGCTCAG GAGCCTTCCCAGCGGGAACTGGTGGCAGAGGAGGAACAGGACCCTCTG GAACTGAATCCCCAGACAGAGGAAAGTCAGGATCCTGTGCCTTTCCTGAAACGATTAGTTCGGCCTCGCAGAAGTG CACCTAAAGGCCGGAAAACACGGGCTCGCAGAGCAGTTGCAGCCCACTATGAAG TTCACCCTCGACCCGGACAGGATGGAGCGCAGGCGG GTGTGGATGGGACAGTGAGTGGCTGGGAGGAAGCCAAAATCAACAGCTCCAGCCCTCTGCGCTATGACCGCCAGATCGGGGAATTCATAGTCACCCGGGCTGGACTCTACTACCTGTACTGTCAG GTGCACTTTGATGAGGGGAAGGCTGTCTACCTGAAGCTGGACTTGCTGGTGGATGACATGCTGGCCCTGCGCTGCCTGGAGGAGTTCTCGGCCACAGCAGCGAGTTCCCTGGGGCCCCAGCTTCGCCTCTGCCAGGTGTCTGGGCTGTTGCCCCTGAGGCCAGGGTCTTCCCTGCGGATTCgcaccctgccctgggcccatCTCAAGGCTGCCCCCTTCCTCACCTACTTCGGACTCTTCCAAGTTCACTGA
- the LOC123650885 gene encoding tumor necrosis factor ligand superfamily member 12 isoform X1 encodes MAARRSQRRRGRRGEPGTALLAPLMLGLGLALAGLGLLLAAVSLGSRASLSAQQEPSQRELVAEEEQDPLELNPQTEESQDPVPFLKRLVRPRRSAPKGRKTRARRAVAAHYEVHPRPGQDGAQAGVDGTVSGWEEAKINSSSPLRYDRQIGEFIVTRAGLYYLYCQVHFDEGKAVYLKLDLLVDDMLALRCLEEFSATAASSLGPQLRLCQVSGLLPLRPGSSLRIRTLPWAHLKAAPFLTYFGLFQVH; translated from the exons ATGGCCGCCCGTCGGAGCCAGAGGCGGAGGGGGCGCCGGGGGGAGCCGGGCACCGCCCTGCTGGCCCCGCTCatgctgggcctgggcctggcgcTGGCCGGCCTTGGCCTCCTGCTGGCCGCGGTCAGCCTGGGGAGCCGGGCATCGCTGTCTGCTCAG CAGGAGCCTTCCCAGCGGGAACTGGTGGCAGAGGAGGAACAGGACCCTCTG GAACTGAATCCCCAGACAGAGGAAAGTCAGGATCCTGTGCCTTTCCTGAAACGATTAGTTCGGCCTCGCAGAAGTG CACCTAAAGGCCGGAAAACACGGGCTCGCAGAGCAGTTGCAGCCCACTATGAAG TTCACCCTCGACCCGGACAGGATGGAGCGCAGGCGG GTGTGGATGGGACAGTGAGTGGCTGGGAGGAAGCCAAAATCAACAGCTCCAGCCCTCTGCGCTATGACCGCCAGATCGGGGAATTCATAGTCACCCGGGCTGGACTCTACTACCTGTACTGTCAG GTGCACTTTGATGAGGGGAAGGCTGTCTACCTGAAGCTGGACTTGCTGGTGGATGACATGCTGGCCCTGCGCTGCCTGGAGGAGTTCTCGGCCACAGCAGCGAGTTCCCTGGGGCCCCAGCTTCGCCTCTGCCAGGTGTCTGGGCTGTTGCCCCTGAGGCCAGGGTCTTCCCTGCGGATTCgcaccctgccctgggcccatCTCAAGGCTGCCCCCTTCCTCACCTACTTCGGACTCTTCCAAGTTCACTGA
- the TNFSF13 gene encoding tumor necrosis factor ligand superfamily member 13 isoform X2 — translation MPASSPFLLAPKGPPGDMGGPVREPALSVALWLSWGAALGAVACAIALLTQQTELQSLRREVSRLQRSGGPSQKGEGYPWQSLREQSPDALEAWENGERSRRRRAVLTQKQKKKRSVLHLVPINITSKEDSDMTEVMWQPALKRGRGLEAQGYVVRVWDTGVYLLYSQVVSREGQGQQETLFRCIRSMPSNPDRAYNSCYSAGVFHLHQGDILSVTIPRARAKLSLSPHGTFLGSPQAPPGWD, via the exons ATGCCAGCCTCATCTCCTTTCTTGCTAGCCCCTAAAGGGCCCCCAGGCGACATGGGGGGCCCGGTCCGAGAGCCGGCACTCTCGGTTGCCCTCTGGTTGAGTTGGGGGGCGGCTCTGGGAGCTGTGGCTTGTGCCATAGCTCTGCTGACCCAACAAACAGAGCTGCAAAGCCTAAGGAGAGAGGTGAGCCGGCTGCAGAGGAGCGGAGGGCCCTCCCAGAAGGGGGAAGGGTATCCCTGGCAGAGCCTCCGGGAGCAG AGCCCTGATGCCCTGGAAGCCTGGGAGAATGGGGAGAGATCCCGGAGAAGGAGAGCTGTGCTCACCCAGAAACAGAAGA AGAAGCGCTCAGTTCTGCACCTTGTTCCTATTAACATCACCTCCAAGG AGGACTCTGACATGACAGAGGTGATGTGGCAACCAGCTCTTAAGCGTGGGAGAGGCCTGGAGGCTCAAGGATACGTTGTGCGAGTCTGGGACACTGGAGTTTATCTGCTGTATAGCCAG GTGGTGTCTCGGGAAGGCCAGGGACAGCAGGAGACTCTATTCCGATGTATACGAAGTATGCCCTCCAACCCAGACCGGGCCTACAATAGCTGCTATAGCGCAG gTGTCTTCCATTTACACCAAGGGGACATTCTGAGTGTCACAATTCCCCGGGCAAGGGCGAAACTTAGCCTCTCTCCACATGGAACCTTCCTGGG GTCACCTCAAGCCCCTCCAGGCTGGGACTGA
- the TNFSF13 gene encoding tumor necrosis factor ligand superfamily member 13 isoform X1: MPASSPFLLAPKGPPGDMGGPVREPALSVALWLSWGAALGAVACAIALLTQQTELQSLRREVSRLQRSGGPSQKGEGYPWQSLREQSPDALEAWENGERSRRRRAVLTQKQKKKRSVLHLVPINITSKEDSDMTEVMWQPALKRGRGLEAQGYVVRVWDTGVYLLYSQVLFHDVTFTMGQVVSREGQGQQETLFRCIRSMPSNPDRAYNSCYSAGVFHLHQGDILSVTIPRARAKLSLSPHGTFLGSPQAPPGWD; the protein is encoded by the exons ATGCCAGCCTCATCTCCTTTCTTGCTAGCCCCTAAAGGGCCCCCAGGCGACATGGGGGGCCCGGTCCGAGAGCCGGCACTCTCGGTTGCCCTCTGGTTGAGTTGGGGGGCGGCTCTGGGAGCTGTGGCTTGTGCCATAGCTCTGCTGACCCAACAAACAGAGCTGCAAAGCCTAAGGAGAGAGGTGAGCCGGCTGCAGAGGAGCGGAGGGCCCTCCCAGAAGGGGGAAGGGTATCCCTGGCAGAGCCTCCGGGAGCAG AGCCCTGATGCCCTGGAAGCCTGGGAGAATGGGGAGAGATCCCGGAGAAGGAGAGCTGTGCTCACCCAGAAACAGAAGA AGAAGCGCTCAGTTCTGCACCTTGTTCCTATTAACATCACCTCCAAGG AGGACTCTGACATGACAGAGGTGATGTGGCAACCAGCTCTTAAGCGTGGGAGAGGCCTGGAGGCTCAAGGATACGTTGTGCGAGTCTGGGACACTGGAGTTTATCTGCTGTATAGCCAG gTCCTGTTTCATGATGTGACTTTCACCATGGGTCAGGTGGTGTCTCGGGAAGGCCAGGGACAGCAGGAGACTCTATTCCGATGTATACGAAGTATGCCCTCCAACCCAGACCGGGCCTACAATAGCTGCTATAGCGCAG gTGTCTTCCATTTACACCAAGGGGACATTCTGAGTGTCACAATTCCCCGGGCAAGGGCGAAACTTAGCCTCTCTCCACATGGAACCTTCCTGGG GTCACCTCAAGCCCCTCCAGGCTGGGACTGA
- the SENP3 gene encoding sentrin-specific protease 3, with product MKETVQGTGSWGPEPPGPGIGPAYSSPRRERLRWPPPPKPRLKSGGGFGPDPGSGTTVPARRLPVPRPSFDASASEEEEEEEEEEEEDEEEEVAAWRLPPRWGQLGTSQRPRPPRPTHRKTCSQRRRRAMRAFRMLLYSKSTSLTFHWKLWGRHRGRRRSLAHPKNHLSPQEGGATPQVPSPCCRFDSPRGPPPPRLGLLGALMAEDGVRGSPPVPSGPPMEEDGLRWTPKSPLDPDSGLLSCTLPNGFGGPSGPEGERSLAPPDASILISNVCSIGDHVAQELFQGSDLGTAEEAERPGEKAGQHSPLREEHVTCVQSILDEFLQTYGSLIPLSTDEVVEKLEDIFQQEFSTPSRKGLVLQLIQSYQRMPGNAMVRGFRVAYKRHVLTMDDLGTLYGQNWLNDQVMNMYGDLVMDTVPEKVHFFNSFFYDKLRTKGYDGVKRWTKNVDIFNKELLLIPIHLEVHWSLISVDVRRRTITYFDSQRTLNRRCPKHIAKYLQAEAVKKDRLDFHQGWKGYFKMNVARQNNDSDCGAFVLQYCKHLALSQPFSFTQQDMPKLRRQIYKELCHCKLTV from the exons ATGAAAGAGACTGTACAAGGGACTGGGTCTTGGGGCCCTGAGCCTCCCGGACCTGGCATAGGCCCAGCTTACTCAAGCCCCAGGCGGGAGCGTCTTCGTtggcccccaccccccaaacccCGACTGAAGTCAGGTGGAGGCTTTGGGCCAGATCCTGGGTCAGGGACCACAGTGCCAGCCAGACGCCTCCCTGTCCCTCGACCCTCTTTTGATGCCTCAGCTagtgaagaggaggaagaagaggaggaggaggaggaggaagatgaggaggaggaagtggcagCTTGGAGGCTGCCCCCCAGATGGGGTCAGTTGGGAACCTCCCAGCGGCCTCGCCCTCCCCGCCCCACTCATCGAAAAACCTGCTCACAGCGCCGCCGCCGAGCTATGAGAGCCTTCCGGATGCTGCTGTACTCAAAAAGCACCTCGCTGACATTCCACTGGAAGCTTTGGGGGCGCCACCGGGGCCGGCGGCGGAGCCTTGCACACCCCAAGAACCATCTTTCACCCCAGGAAGGGGGTGCGACGCCACAGGTGCCATCACCCTGCTGTCGTTTTGACTCCCCCCGGGGACCACCTCCACCCCGGCTGGGTCTGCTAGGTGCTCTCATGGCTGAGGATGGGGTGAGAGGGTCTCCACCAGTGCCCTCTGGGCCCCCCATGGAGGAAGATGGACTAAGGTGGACTCCAAAATCTCCTCTGGACCCTGACTCAG GCCTCCTCTCATGTACTCTGCCCAATGGCTTTGGGGGACCATCTGGGCCAGAAGGGGAGCGCAGCTTGGCACCCCCTGATGCCAGCATCCTCATAAGCAATGTATGCAGCATCGGGGACCATGTGGCCCAGGAGCTTTTTCAAGGCTCAGATTTGGGCACTGCGGAAGAGGCAGAGCGGCCTGGGGAGAAAGCTGGCCAGCATAGCCCCCTGCGAGAGGAGCATGTGACCTGCGTACAGA GCATCTTAGATGAATTCCTTCAAACTTATGGCAGCCTCATCCCCCTCAGCACTGATGAGGTAGTAGAGAAATTGGAGGACATTTTCCAGCAGGAGTTCTCTACGCCTTCTAG GAAGGGCCTGGTGCTGCAGTTGATCCAGTCATACCAGCGGATGCCAGGCAATGCTATGGTGAGGGGCTTTCGAGTGGCCTATAAGCGGCATGTGCTGACCATGGATGACTTGGGGACCTTGTATGGACAGAACTGGCTCAATGACCAG GTGATGAACATGTATGGAGACCTGGTCATGGACACGGTGCCTGAAAAG GTGCATTTCTTCAACAGTTTCTTCTATGATAAACTCCGTACCAAGGGTTATGATGGGGTGAAAAGGTGGACCAAAAAC GTGGACATCTTCAATAAGGAGCTACTGCTAATCCCCATCCACCTGGAGGTGCACTGGTCTCTCATCTCTGTTGATGTGAGGCGACGCACCATCACCTATTTTGACTCGCAGCGCACCCTAAACCGCCGCTGCCCTAAG CATATTGCCAAGTATCTACAGGCAGAGGCTGTGAAGAAAGACCGACTGGATTTCCACCAGGGCTGGAAAGGTTACTTCAAAATG aaTGTGGCCAGGCAGAATAATGACAGCGACTGTGGTGCCTTTGTGTTGCAG TACTGCAAGCACCTGGCCCTGTCTCAGCCATTCAGCTTCACCCAGCAGGACATGCCCAAACTTCGTCGGCAGATCTACAAGGAGCTGTGTCACTGCAAACTCACTGTGTGA
- the EIF4A1 gene encoding eukaryotic initiation factor 4A-I gives MSASQDSRSRDNGPDGMEPEGVIESNWNEIVDSFDDMNLSESLLRGIYAYGFEKPSAIQQRAILPCIKGYDVIAQAQSGTGKTATFAISILQQIELDLKATQALVLAPTRELAQQIQKVVMALGDYMGASCHACIGGTNVRAEVQKLQMEAPHIIVGTPGRVFDMLNRRYLSPKYIKMFVLDEADEMLSRGFKDQIYDIFQKLNSNTQVVLLSATMPSDVLEVTKKFMRDPIRILVKKEELTLEGIRQFYINVEREEWKLDTLCDLYETLTITQAVIFINTRRKVDWLTEKMHARDFTVSAMHGDMDQKERDVIMREFRSGSSRVLITTDLLARGIDVQQVSLVINYDLPTNRENYIHRIGRGGRFGRKGVAINMVTEEDKRTLRDIETFYNTSIEEMPLNVADLI, from the exons ATGTCTGCGAGTCAGGATTCCCG ATCCAGAGACAATGGCCCTGATGGGATGGAGCCCGAAGGCGTCATCGAG AGTAACTGGAATGAGATTGTTGACAGCTTTGATGACATGAACCTCTCGGAGTCCCTCCTCCGTGGTATCTACGCCTATGGTTTTGAGAAGCCCTCTGCCATCCAGCAGCGAGCCATTCTTCCTTGTATCAAGG GTTATGATGTGATCGCTCAAGCCCAATCTGGGACTGGGAAAACAGCCACATTTGCTATATCGATTCTGCAGCAGATTGAGTTGGATCTAAAGGCCACCCAGGCCTTGGTCCTAGCACCCACTCGAGAATTGGCTCAGCAG ATACAGAAGGTGGTCATGGCATTAGGAGACTACATGGGTGCCTCCTGTCATGCCTGTATTGGGGGCACCAACGTGCGTGCTGAGGTGCAGAAATTGCAGATGGAAGCTCCCCATATCATCGTGGGTACCCCTGGCCGAGTGTTTGACATGCTTAACCGGAGATACCTGT ctcccaaatatatcaaaatgtttgtactggATGAAGCTGATGAAATGTTAAGCCGTGGATTTAAGGACCAGATCTATGACATATTCCAAAAGCTCAACAGCAACACCCAG GTGGTTTTGCTGTCGGCTACAATGCCTTCTGATGTGCTTGAGGTGACCAAGAAGTTCATGAGGGACCCCATCCGGATTCTTGTCAAGAAGGAAGAGTTAACCCTGGAGGGTATCCGTCAGTTCTACATCAATGTGGAACGAGAG GAGTGGAAGCTGGACACGCTGTGTGACTTGTATGAAACCCTGACCATCACCCAGGCAGTCATCTTCATCAACACCCGAAGGAAGGTCGATTGGCTCACTGAGAAGATGCATGCCCGAGATTTCACTGTTTCTGCCATG CATGGAGATATGGACCAAAAAGAACGAGATGTGATCATGAGGGAGTTCCGTTCTGGCTCTAGCCGAGTATTGATTACCACTGACCTGCTG GCCAGAGGCATTGATGTGCAGCAGGTTTCTTTAGTCATCAACTATGACCTTCCTACCAACAGGGAAAACTATATTCACAG AATTGGTCGTGGTGGACGGTTTGGCCGTAAGGGTGTGGCTATTAACATGGTGACAGAAGAAGACAAGAGGACTCTTCGAGACATCGAGACCTTCTACAACACCTCCATTGAGGAGATGCCCCTCAATGTTGCTGACCTCATCTGA
- the CD68 gene encoding macrosialin produces the protein MRLAVIFSGALLGLLAAQGTGNDCPHKKSATLLPSFTVTPTATESTTSPGTTSHRTTKSHKTTTHRATTTGTTQGPTTATHNPATTTSHGNVTVHPTSNSTATSQGPTTATHNPATTTTSHGNATVHPTSNSTATSPGLSTSSPQPGPPPPPPPSPSPGSQEAIGNYTWTNGSQPCVQLHAQIQIRVLYPTQGGAEAWGISVLNPNKTKAEGGCEGLHHHLLLSFPYGQLSFGFQQDPQQSTVYLSYMAVEYNVSFPKAAQWTFSVQNSSLRDLQAPLGWSFSCRNSSIMLSPAFHLDLLSLRLQAAQLPHTGVFGPSFSCPSDRSILLPLIIGLIFLGLLTLVLVAFCIVRRRPPTYQPL, from the exons ATGAGGCTGGCTGTGATTTTCTCCGGGGCCTTGCTGGGGCTACTAGCAG CCCAGGGGACAGGAAATGATTGTCCTCATAAAAAATCGGCCACTCTGCTTCCATCCTTCACGGTGACACCGACAGCTACAGAAAGCACTACAAGCCCTGGAACAACCAGCCACAGGACTACCAAGAGCCACAAAACTACCACTCACAGAGCCACCACCACAGGCACCACCCAGGGACCCACAACTGCCACTCATAatcctgccaccaccaccagtCATGGAAATGTCACAGTTCATCCCACAAGCAACAGCACTGCTACCAGCCAGGGACCCACAACTGCCACTCACAatcctgccaccaccaccaccagtcaTGGAAATGCCACAGTTCATCCCACAAGCAACAGCACTGCCACCAGCCCGGGACTGTCCACCAGTTCCCCCCAGCCAGgaccacctccaccaccccctCCAAGCCCTAGCCCGGGCTCCCAGGAGGCTATTGGAAACTACACGTGGACTAACGGTTCCCAGCCCTGTGTCCAGCTCCATGCCCAGATTCAGATTCGAGTCCTGTACCCAACCCAGGGTGGAGCAGAG GCCTGGGGCATCTCTGTACTGAACCCCAACAAAACCAAGGCTGAGGGGGGCTGTGAGGGTCTTCACCACCACCTGCTTCTCTCATTCCCCTATGGACAGCTCAGCTTTGGATTCCAGCAG GACCCACAGCAGAGCACTGTCTACCTGAGCTACATGGCTGTGGAGTACAATGTGTCCTTCCCCAAGGCAGCAC AGTGGACATTCTCAGTTCAGAATTCATCCCTTCGAGATCTCCAAGCACCCCTGGGCTGGAGCTTCAGTTGCAGAAACTCGAGCATCATGCTTTCACCAGCCTTCCACCTCGACCTGCTCTCCCTGAGACTACAGGCTGCTCAGCTGCCCCACACAGGGGTCTTTGGGCCAA GTTTCTCTTGCCCCAGCGACCGATCCATCCTGCTGCCTCTCATCATCGGCCTGATCTTCCTTGGCCTCCTCACCCTGGTGCTTGTTGCCTTCTGCATTGTCCGGAGACGCCCACCCACCTACCAACCCCTCTGA
- the MPDU1 gene encoding mannose-P-dolichol utilization defect 1 protein: MAAEVDGLVKRALVPILVPEKCYDQLFVQWDLLHVPCLKILLSKGLGLGIVAGSLLVKLPQVFKILGAKSAEGLSLQSVVLELVALTGTMAYSITNSFPFSSWGEALFLMLQTITICFLVMHYRGQTVKGVAFLACYALVLLVLLSPLTPLAVVTLLQASNVPAVVVGRLLQAATNYRNGHTGQLSAITVFLLFGGSLARIFTSIQETGDLLLAGTFVVSSLCNGLIAAQLLFYWNAKPAHKQKKVQ; encoded by the exons ATGGCGGCCGAGGTAGACGGACTGGTTAAACGGGCGCTGGTGCCGATTCTTGTACCTGAGAAATGCTACGACCAACTTTTCGTCCAGTGGGACTTGCTTCACG tcccCTGCCTCAAGATTCTCCTCAGCaaaggcctggggctgggcattGTGGCTGGGTCACTTCTAG TAAAGCTACCCCAGGTGTTTAAAATCCTGGGAGCCAAGAGTGCCGAAGGGCTGAGTCTCCAGTCAGTAGTGCTGGAGTTAGTGGCATTGACTGGGACCATGGCCTACAGCATCACCAACAGCTTCCCATTCAG CTCTTGGGGTGAAGCCCTGTTCCTGATGCTCCAGACAATCACCATCTGCTTCCTGGTCATGCACTACAGAGGACAGACTGTAAAAG GTGTCGCTTTCCTAGCCTGTTACGCCCTGGTCCTGCTGGTGCTGCTTTCACCTCTGACGCCCTTGGCTGTAGTCACCCTGCTCCAGGCCTCCAATGTGCCTGctgtggtggtggggagg CTGCTCCAGGCAGCCACCAACTACCGCAATGGGCACACAGGTCAGCTCTCAGCCATCACAGTCTTTCTGTTGTTTGGGGGCTCCCTGGCCCGAATCTTCACTTCCATTCAG GAAACTGGAGACCTGCTCCTGGCTGGAACCTTTGTGGTCTCCTCCCTCTGCAATGGCCTCATCGCTGCCCAGCTCCTCTTCTACTGGAATGCAAAGCCTGCCCACAAGCAGAAAAAGGTGCAGTAG